ACGTGGCCAATTTGCGCGACCTGAAGATTGCCATCGAGCATGAACTCGCGATGGCTGAGCCTTCAAGCGCGGCCGAGCGGCAGCTCACTTCTCAGCTCGACCGAACAAGGCGCCTGCTCGCCGAACACACCACCAAACTCAAACTCTATTCTACGGCCGAAGAGAGACTCGAGAAGCTCAAACACAGCACGCGGCTCCTCGCTGAGACCATCTCGCACCTTCAATCCGACATCACGCGTTACGTGACCGCGGCGAGCGAGAAATTGGACCTGATTGCAGGGCAAATTCAGGCGATCGGGGCCGCTGCGGATGCCGCAAATGTCATGCTTGAGCTCAAACATTCGCTCGACGCAATGACGGAGTCCCTCAATTATACCACGCGCTTTGTGGCCGATACCCAAGAGTACTTCCGCGATAACGTGGATTCGATGGTCAACGATCTTGAGCTCTTCGACTCGGAGACCGAGCGCGTCTTGACCAAGAACAATCTCTACAACGAGTCCCTAGACGACCTTGACGTGGAAGATGCCCTTGCGGGCGTGCTCGCCCAGAAGATCGACGCACTCGGCGTTTCCGAAGAGGAGGTCATGTTGGAATTCCCAGAAACGCAGAAGGTCGATGGTCGATGAATCCGAACTGATACATGGAACCAAGGTTCCAAGTGTGGTGCTGAGAGGGGCGGAGGAAGAGGCCCATATCGACTTGCTGGTACGTTCGTTGCGCGGTGCACGCCTAAACGCTCATTTCCCGGACGTAAGGGCCATGATCTCGCACCTGCAGGTCTTGTCGCCCAAGGTACATCAAGGGGTTTACGATGGACTTGAGGTTGACGTCCGAACGGGTCTTCCGACCTACAAAGAGTGGACCCGCGCTCAAACCGATGTGCGACTCGCCGCCAATCAACTCAAGCAGTTTTCCTCTCGTGCGGAACTCGCAAAAAGGGCTGAAGGCCACCGGGACGGCCCGCACGTGCGGCAGTTGAAGCGTTATGATTATTACAACGCGATCCAAAACTCGCAGCTCGTACCGCTCGGCGAAATGCACGTGAAGCTAAGACGTGTGGACCCTCAAACTTCGACCGCCCACTTTCACGTTGTCTTGGATAAACTCGATGCCTCTGGTGTTTTCGTCAGATACGCCATCGATGTGGCTCAAAGGCGGGACTCCGTCGAGACCATCGCCACGGTCGACCCCGGTGATATGGCAAACCACACCAGGGACTTCCAAGCGCTCATCTACCAGTTCACGTCATTGGATTCGGAGTTCACCTTCATCAAGCTCGCGTCTATGGCCGGCCTTGTAGTGGAGCGGGTTATCAAGGGCGTGGTTGGCCCAGTATTCACGCCTCAAACCCAGACTCCTTCGGGCTGGGAGTCAGCCGCGAATCCCTTTCTGGCTACGTTCTCGCAAGATATGGCCGCCATTGATGTGCTTGAGTACAAAAACAACGACCCGCTCGCGGATGTGCTCGCGGCGAAACAAGAAACCACCGGTCAGGCCTATGCAAAAATGCGCGAGTCGCTGGGGTATCAGGTCTTTAAAGATCGAAAATTTGTGGTCGAACGAGTGGCACTAAACGACTTGAGGAAGTTTCTTCAAGAACGTGGGGCTATGAATATCGTTTACGGCGTTTAGGAGAGAAAATGGACCAGCTTAGAGCGCAAGCCGATGCCGTTGTGGCCAACCTTGTCACGCAGTTCGCGGACCCTTTTGATGCCCTGCGTGAACTCTGCCAAAACAGCATTGATGCGGGTACTTCGCGGATCGAAGTTTGGACCAGTTTTGAAGGCGCGCCTGGCAAGCCCGGCGTCATCGAAATCCATGTCGATGATTTCGGCGAGGGCATGGATGAGGCGATCATCGACAACCAATTTACGAGGTTGTTTGCGTCTACCAAGGACAAAGATTTTACCAAGATCGGCAAGTTCGGAATTGGCTTTGTTTCAGTCTTCGCGTTGAAGCCGAAGGCCGTGCTCGTCCACACTGGGCGCGGTGGAGAGTACTGGGAAGTCCTTTTCGACCACGAGCTCAATATCCACAAGTCCACGCTCAACGTACCGGTCGAAGGCACCCAGATTACGATTTTTCTAGAGGGTGACCAGAACCGCTATCAAGAGGTTGTCAAGCGCTCCTTTGACTCATTGAAAAAATGGTGTGTCCACGCAGAGACCGAGATTTGGTTTGAAGATCGAAGCTCCAAAACGGTGAAACAACCGGTTGAAATCACCGAAGCCTGGGGCTTGCCAGGGCGCTCGTTTCACTACGCGACCGAAGGCACCGAAGCCGTTTTAGCCTTCTCAGACGCCCCAAGATATTCGTTCTATAACCGGGGCCTCACGCTCGCCTACGCGGAGTCGCCAGCAGGTCTCTTACCAACCCGAATTGAGCCACATTTTGCTCATATTTCCGTGAAGATGAAGTCGCGCTATCTCGAGCACACGCTTTCGCGCGATACCATCGTCAAAGACGTCTATTATGAGTCGGCGATGAGCATTCTTCAGCGAGCGCGGCTGGATATGTTTGCCGAGCTGGTCAAGGACGTGGTTGAGCTAGTCAAAGAGCCTACTTGGAACCTCGATCATATGCTCGAATATTGCTCTTTGATGGAGCAGCTTTCCCTGGCACCGGATATCGAGAGCTTTAACCTACTCAACGCGCGCATTTTTAGGACCCACGGAGGAAAGGGAGTCACACCGATGGATCTCCTCGAGATGTACGAGTCTAAGGGGCGTGTACTCATCTCGCCGGATTTGACGTCGTTTGTGGAGAATGTTGGGAAAGACGAGGTCATTCTAGGGGCATCACAGCTCCACCACGCGCAAAACCCCCTGCGCGTTATCCAAACCATCGCGCCACGAGTGATGGTGCTCGCGTACAAAGAAAGCCTTGTCGGTAGGGTTGTCCAGTACTTCTGGCCGCGCAACGAAGCGATGACAAAGTCCATCAAGTTGCCCGAAAGTGTGTTTGTTTCCATCGAAGTTGTTGAGGCCGACCTGATCGCACGCAAAATGCTCGACGATGTGCTCTCGCTCACTCAAACAGCAGGGCTTAGGTTCAAACGCATCGAACTCTTCCGGCCGACAACCGAGCATTCGCCATTCTTCGTTGTGGCTGAGAAATTAGCCACGCTCATGGAGAGGCCAAGTGCTGGAGCCGTGATGAAGGAATTGGCTGTCAACGAATTGCATCCCCACTTTCAGCGCCTCAAGAAGCTCTACAACACCCATCCCGATGTGGCGGTGTTTTGCTTAGCGCGGGCGCTCTTGATTGATGACAGTGGTGCCGGGATTCACGCATTCAACTCTACACTAAAAGGCGATCCAAGTACGGCTATCCTAGAAGAAATCATGAAGAGGGCCTCATGAGCAGTATCGACGACGTCATTGCGCGCAGCCGGCAACCCGGCCAGTTTAAAGAAGTTCGGCGCTTTACCGTGGCGCGTTCTGAGGCCATGCAGAAGATGCGTAAGTTCGCACTGGCGGACCCGAACTTCTACATACTCGAGCTTGTCCAGGCTGCTGTCGCCAACGGAGCGGTTTATGTGGACATCAGTGCGTCTCAACGAGATGTCACACTCTCCTATATCGGTGGTGGCTTTAAACGCGAAGAGCTAGAAGACCTCTTCGAATTCCTCTTCGCCGCGAAGTCCGATGTCGACGTCGCTGACGTCCGACAGCTGGCCCTCGGTATAAACGCCATTATCGGCGCGAATCCTAAGGAGATTGTCATTGAGAGTGGCGCTGGAACGCTCGAAACCACGCACCGTGTCGAGATTTTGGACCAGGGTAAACACGTGCAAATGGGCATGCCTGACAAACCGCTCGACGGAACGTTTATCAGCATCAAGGGTATCGACCGTTACAAGTTGAACTCAGCAGGTGCCCAGAAGGAAGAAAGTGTCCTGATGGAGCGCTGCATCATGGCGCCGATCCCCATCATCTACAATAATGACCCCATCTTCGGGACCGCCTCGATCCGACATCCAACGCTCTTTGGATTCACCAAGACCCTGAAAGTGGATGAGGGAGATCTCTACGGAACTATC
This Microvenator marinus DNA region includes the following protein-coding sequences:
- a CDS encoding ATP-binding protein, which gives rise to MDQLRAQADAVVANLVTQFADPFDALRELCQNSIDAGTSRIEVWTSFEGAPGKPGVIEIHVDDFGEGMDEAIIDNQFTRLFASTKDKDFTKIGKFGIGFVSVFALKPKAVLVHTGRGGEYWEVLFDHELNIHKSTLNVPVEGTQITIFLEGDQNRYQEVVKRSFDSLKKWCVHAETEIWFEDRSSKTVKQPVEITEAWGLPGRSFHYATEGTEAVLAFSDAPRYSFYNRGLTLAYAESPAGLLPTRIEPHFAHISVKMKSRYLEHTLSRDTIVKDVYYESAMSILQRARLDMFAELVKDVVELVKEPTWNLDHMLEYCSLMEQLSLAPDIESFNLLNARIFRTHGGKGVTPMDLLEMYESKGRVLISPDLTSFVENVGKDEVILGASQLHHAQNPLRVIQTIAPRVMVLAYKESLVGRVVQYFWPRNEAMTKSIKLPESVFVSIEVVEADLIARKMLDDVLSLTQTAGLRFKRIELFRPTTEHSPFFVVAEKLATLMERPSAGAVMKELAVNELHPHFQRLKKLYNTHPDVAVFCLARALLIDDSGAGIHAFNSTLKGDPSTAILEEIMKRAS